Proteins from one Streptomyces roseifaciens genomic window:
- a CDS encoding GNAT family N-acetyltransferase, with translation MTELGPVAWPPAPISTERLVLRASEARDRAAFIELFASPEVGTYIGGPRPRDELERAVPEVPGRRPGLFVIDLDGAMIGMITLDRRDAERPGHVRPDAGEAELGYMFLPEAWGCGYAAEACAAALAWFADALPSEPVVLCTRTANDRAMRLAAKLGFAERERFEEYGAEQWFGVWSSVAPSG, from the coding sequence ATGACCGAACTCGGACCCGTTGCCTGGCCCCCTGCCCCGATAAGCACCGAACGGCTCGTGCTCCGCGCGTCCGAGGCCCGGGACCGTGCGGCGTTCATCGAGCTGTTCGCCTCGCCGGAGGTGGGCACCTACATCGGTGGCCCTCGACCGCGTGATGAGCTCGAGCGCGCGGTGCCCGAGGTGCCCGGGCGGCGCCCCGGCCTTTTCGTGATCGATCTCGACGGAGCGATGATCGGCATGATCACGCTCGATCGGCGCGACGCGGAGCGTCCGGGTCACGTCCGTCCGGATGCCGGGGAGGCCGAGCTCGGCTACATGTTCCTGCCGGAGGCGTGGGGATGCGGGTACGCCGCCGAGGCGTGCGCGGCGGCACTCGCCTGGTTCGCCGACGCACTTCCCAGCGAGCCGGTGGTGCTCTGCACCCGGACCGCCAACGACCGTGCGATGCGCCTCGCGGCGAAGCTGGGGTTCGCCGAGAGGGAGCGGTTCGAGGAGTACGGTGCCGAGCAGTGGTTCGGGGTGTGGTCCTCGGTCGCGCCGTCCGGTTGA
- a CDS encoding SDR family oxidoreductase: MPELGEFLDAADTRAFIDAALSEYGRIDAVVNNAGVMPLSPLEALKTEEWDRMIDVNVRGVLHGIAAALPAMRAQGGGHFVNIASVGAYEVSPTAAVYCATKFAVRAISEGLRQESAGDVRVTLVSPGVTESELADGISDPDAREAMKTYRAVALPAPAIAEAIAYALFQPPQVDVNEIVVRPAASAQ; encoded by the coding sequence GTGCCAGAGCTCGGCGAATTCCTCGACGCGGCGGACACGCGCGCGTTCATCGACGCGGCGCTCTCCGAGTACGGCCGGATCGACGCCGTCGTGAACAACGCGGGTGTGATGCCCCTCTCCCCGCTGGAAGCGCTCAAGACCGAGGAGTGGGACCGCATGATCGACGTGAACGTACGGGGAGTCCTGCACGGTATCGCCGCCGCCCTGCCCGCGATGCGCGCACAGGGCGGCGGGCACTTCGTGAACATCGCCTCCGTCGGCGCGTACGAGGTCTCGCCCACCGCTGCCGTCTACTGCGCCACCAAGTTCGCCGTCCGCGCGATCTCCGAAGGACTGCGCCAGGAGTCCGCCGGGGACGTCCGGGTCACCCTCGTCTCTCCGGGCGTGACCGAGTCCGAACTTGCCGACGGCATCTCCGACCCGGATGCCAGGGAGGCGATGAAGACCTACCGCGCCGTGGCACTGCCCGCCCCGGCCATCGCGGAGGCCATCGCCTACGCCCTTTTCCAGCCTCCGCAGGTCGACGTGAACGAAATCGTCGTCCGCCCTGCAGCGAGCGCCCAGTGA
- a CDS encoding HAD family acid phosphatase: MFVGKLRTAAFAALAALALPAASLGTASAAEAASSRAVPGYQTWQDDVRKAVGPAIPWLQDRAGRGDGRLAVVLDIDNTALETHYHPGQPNKPVLKVAQWAKEHHVSVLFVTARTSSSSARKELKNAGYPVDAICTREHGESKDEGKERCRGELTHDGYTITANIGNRSTDFTGGFYEKAFKLPDYGGQLS, encoded by the coding sequence ATGTTCGTCGGGAAGCTCCGCACTGCCGCATTCGCCGCCCTGGCGGCTCTCGCGCTGCCGGCCGCGTCGCTGGGCACCGCCTCCGCCGCCGAAGCCGCCTCGTCGCGGGCCGTGCCCGGCTACCAGACCTGGCAGGACGACGTCCGGAAGGCCGTCGGCCCCGCCATCCCGTGGCTGCAGGACCGCGCCGGCCGGGGCGACGGAAGGCTCGCCGTCGTGCTGGACATCGACAACACCGCGCTGGAGACCCACTACCACCCGGGACAGCCCAACAAGCCGGTCCTCAAGGTGGCCCAATGGGCGAAGGAGCACCACGTGTCGGTGCTGTTCGTCACCGCCCGCACCTCCTCGTCGTCCGCCCGGAAGGAGCTCAAGAACGCCGGCTACCCCGTGGACGCCATATGCACGCGCGAGCACGGCGAGAGCAAGGACGAGGGCAAGGAGCGCTGCCGCGGGGAACTCACCCACGACGGCTATACGATCACCGCCAACATCGGCAACCGGTCCACCGACTTCACGGGCGGCTTCTACGAGAAGGCCTTCAAGCTGCCCGACTACGGCGGCCAGCTGTCCTGA
- a CDS encoding MFS transporter, producing MPSDTSEPTPLPTTGYRALLRNGEFAGLYASFTLTAAASTLSGFALGMLVDHRTHSPFLTAVSMYGATFATVFGALTLMSVADGSRPRRTLVALQCLSLAGIAAQAIPGLPLPARFGLLLILGFFQSLGTGTRMGLLAEVVPVSTYALARSLMNITSGGMSILGYAMGAVLLRYLSPHGVFGIAAVLTGLGLVAVATTTREHSIRLTRRPGLRQTWATNIALFSHPGRRALLLNLWVPNGLIVGCEALLISYSPDHAGVLLAAGSAGMLLGDLTVGRLLTADQRLRCAFALRLLLAVPYLLFGLHPPTLVLTAAVFVAGAGFAATLPLQEQLMKLTPDPVRGQVQGVESAGRMTWQGIGAAIAGSVAQHLTPGAAVTALAAVSVTVTVFSRPFVARNSPTHFRRPRRDSAPRHPRW from the coding sequence ATGCCTTCTGACACATCCGAACCCACCCCCCTCCCCACTACCGGTTACCGTGCCCTGCTCCGCAACGGCGAGTTCGCCGGCTTGTATGCGAGCTTCACCTTGACGGCCGCCGCGAGCACCTTGTCGGGGTTCGCGCTCGGGATGCTGGTCGACCACCGGACGCATTCCCCCTTCCTGACGGCCGTGAGCATGTACGGCGCCACGTTCGCGACGGTGTTCGGTGCACTGACGCTGATGTCGGTCGCCGACGGCAGCCGGCCTCGCCGGACCCTCGTGGCGCTCCAGTGCCTCTCGCTGGCGGGCATTGCCGCACAGGCGATTCCGGGGCTGCCGCTGCCCGCCAGGTTCGGCCTGCTCCTGATACTGGGGTTCTTCCAGTCCTTGGGGACGGGCACACGGATGGGGCTGCTCGCCGAAGTCGTTCCGGTCTCCACGTACGCGCTGGCGCGATCGCTGATGAACATCACGTCCGGTGGCATGTCGATCCTCGGCTACGCCATGGGCGCCGTGCTGCTGCGGTACCTGAGCCCGCACGGAGTCTTCGGTATCGCCGCAGTTCTGACCGGACTCGGACTGGTAGCGGTCGCCACCACCACCCGGGAACACTCGATCCGCCTGACGCGGCGGCCCGGCCTGCGTCAGACCTGGGCAACGAACATCGCGCTCTTCTCCCACCCCGGCCGGCGGGCGCTGCTGCTGAACCTCTGGGTCCCCAACGGCCTGATCGTCGGCTGCGAGGCGCTGCTGATCTCCTACTCCCCGGACCACGCCGGAGTCCTCCTGGCTGCCGGGTCGGCGGGCATGCTCCTCGGAGACCTGACCGTCGGGCGACTGCTCACCGCCGACCAGCGGCTCCGCTGCGCATTCGCCCTGCGGCTGCTGCTCGCCGTTCCCTACCTGCTGTTCGGCCTCCACCCGCCCACATTGGTGCTGACGGCTGCGGTGTTCGTTGCCGGTGCCGGGTTCGCCGCCACCTTGCCCCTGCAGGAGCAGCTCATGAAGCTGACCCCCGATCCGGTCCGCGGCCAGGTTCAGGGCGTCGAGTCCGCCGGCCGGATGACCTGGCAGGGCATCGGCGCCGCGATCGCCGGCAGCGTCGCCCAGCACCTCACCCCTGGTGCCGCGGTCACCGCCCTGGCCGCAGTATCCGTGACCGTCACCGTCTTCTCCCGGCCGTTCGTGGCCCGGAACTCGCCCACGCATTTTCGTCGACCCCGCCGGGACAGCGCACCGCGGCACCCGCGCTGGTGA
- a CDS encoding glycosyl hydrolase family 18 protein, which yields MARRHAAAVLTGVVALLSALLPATATATATTGPPASRTSERRTVSAWLPFWEAGAYQDALAHADQLHTVSPFWYEATAADRIEEHAGAGDRAVIDGLHRAGIKVVPTVTESLDAAGMARLTGDPKTRAAHVETLVRLATGRPYDGLDLDYEKMNETGAAPAVLQQVRTGFNSLVTEVCNRLHALHKECTAAVFPRTATRDEGPVHDYAHLGRTLDRLRIMGYNLHNALDPPGPLSSPAWYEDILRYATAHVPARKIEMGIPAYGWDHRVGDPGRATHRTSREAEALRQRVGAPYALDPGSRTPHFTYTEDARQREVWYQDARGIADHLPVLRKYGVEHTALWALDFEDPQLWPALAGFPSP from the coding sequence ATGGCCCGCAGACACGCCGCCGCCGTCCTGACCGGAGTCGTCGCCCTCCTGAGCGCGCTGCTTCCCGCTACCGCTACCGCCACCGCGACCACCGGGCCGCCCGCCTCCCGGACCTCGGAGCGGCGCACGGTCTCCGCCTGGCTGCCGTTCTGGGAAGCAGGTGCCTACCAGGACGCGCTCGCCCACGCCGATCAGCTCCACACCGTCAGTCCCTTCTGGTACGAGGCCACCGCCGCGGACCGCATCGAGGAACACGCCGGCGCAGGCGACCGAGCCGTGATCGACGGGCTGCACCGGGCCGGGATCAAGGTGGTGCCCACCGTCACCGAGAGCCTGGACGCCGCCGGCATGGCACGCCTGACGGGCGACCCGAAGACCCGCGCCGCGCACGTCGAAACCCTGGTGCGCCTGGCCACCGGCCGCCCGTACGACGGCCTCGACCTCGACTACGAGAAGATGAACGAGACCGGCGCCGCCCCCGCCGTCCTCCAGCAGGTGCGCACGGGCTTCAACTCCCTGGTCACCGAGGTGTGCAACCGCCTGCACGCCCTGCACAAGGAATGCACGGCCGCCGTCTTCCCCCGTACGGCGACGCGAGACGAAGGCCCGGTCCACGACTACGCGCACCTGGGCCGCACCCTCGACCGCCTGCGGATCATGGGCTACAACCTGCACAACGCCCTGGACCCGCCCGGCCCGCTGTCCAGCCCCGCGTGGTACGAGGACATCCTGCGCTACGCGACCGCGCACGTACCCGCGCGGAAGATCGAGATGGGCATCCCCGCCTACGGCTGGGACCACCGCGTGGGCGACCCCGGCCGCGCCACCCACCGCACGTCCCGCGAGGCCGAGGCGCTGCGACAGCGCGTCGGCGCGCCCTACGCCCTCGACCCCGGCTCCAGGACCCCGCACTTCACCTACACCGAGGACGCCCGGCAGCGCGAGGTCTGGTACCAGGACGCGCGGGGGATCGCCGACCACCTGCCCGTCCTGCGCAAATACGGAGTCGAGCACACCGCACTGTGGGCACTGGACTTCGAGGACCCGCAACTGTGGCCCGCACTTGCCGGATTCCCGTCCCCGTAG
- a CDS encoding discoidin domain-containing protein, whose amino-acid sequence MLPDPFRRISLFRRSRLRSQGLVLIALVAVVVALLPVLGTRGGGAAAEDHGTHPPRPHHAAAPASTMEPTAPVLSRAGWTAGASDEETAQADNRAANVLDGKADTLWHSRWSGSAAPLPHSLVIDMHRTEVVSALLYQPRTDSPNGRIGEYAIHLSTDGQNWGAAVAGGTLADDTTTKTLSFAARGTRYVRLTAASEAGNRGPWSSAAEIRLLGDPGLPASVVDLPTTGWTADASDEETAQADNRAAGILDGDADTFWHSRWSGSAAPLPHSVTIDMHRTQTVSALTYQPRKSGANGRIGAYSVATSLDGVSFGSPVASGVWKDDDTVKSTTFTRPVPARFVRLTATTEAGNRGPWSSAAEVRLSGPADPSVSGSWDRVTGFPLVPVATAVLPNNKLLAWSAYAIDRFGGSNGYTQTAIMDLGTGQVTQRRVDNTGHDMFCPGIALLPDGRVLVTGGSNASRASIYDPRTDTWSATGEMNIPRGYQAMTLLSNGDAFVLGGSWSGARGDKDGEVWSPATGKWRRLPGVPAKGTMTADPAGPYRADNHQWLHATSRGRVLQLGPSKQLNWIDTTGNGTVTPAGTRADSPDAMNGNAVSYDIGKLLTLGGATAYENANATRRAYTVDLGDGTRPVSKRTGDMAYARSFGNSVVMPDGKVAVFGGQSYPVPFSDATSVMTPEIWDPATGAFTKMASMAVPRNYHSVANLLPDGRIFSGGGGLCGDCATNHSDGAVFTPPYLLNPDGSRKPRPALTSTPPARVANGAVLPVTTDKPVTAFSLVRAGAATHSVDNDQRRVPLTFRQTGSTSYELTVPGDPGVALPGTYMLFALDAAGVPSVAKMITIG is encoded by the coding sequence GTGTTACCCGACCCGTTCCGCAGAATCAGCCTGTTCCGCCGTTCCCGCCTCAGATCCCAAGGGCTCGTCCTGATCGCCCTGGTGGCGGTCGTCGTCGCGCTCCTGCCCGTACTGGGCACACGCGGTGGCGGGGCCGCCGCCGAGGACCACGGCACCCACCCGCCACGCCCGCACCACGCCGCCGCACCCGCCTCGACCATGGAGCCGACGGCGCCCGTCCTCTCCAGGGCGGGCTGGACCGCCGGCGCGAGCGACGAGGAGACCGCGCAGGCCGACAACCGCGCCGCCAACGTGCTGGACGGCAAGGCCGACACCCTCTGGCACAGCCGGTGGTCGGGGAGCGCGGCGCCGTTGCCGCACTCCCTCGTCATCGACATGCACCGCACCGAGGTGGTGTCCGCGCTCCTCTACCAGCCGCGCACCGACAGCCCCAACGGCCGCATCGGCGAGTACGCCATCCACCTCAGCACCGACGGGCAGAACTGGGGCGCGGCCGTCGCCGGCGGCACCCTGGCCGACGACACGACCACCAAGACACTGAGCTTCGCCGCCCGCGGCACCCGGTACGTCCGGCTGACCGCCGCCTCCGAAGCGGGCAACCGCGGGCCCTGGAGCTCCGCCGCCGAGATCCGGCTGCTGGGCGACCCGGGGCTGCCTGCCTCCGTCGTCGACCTGCCGACCACCGGCTGGACCGCCGATGCGAGCGACGAGGAGACCGCGCAGGCCGACAACCGCGCCGCCGGCATCCTGGACGGGGACGCCGACACGTTCTGGCACAGCCGCTGGTCGGGGAGTGCGGCCCCGTTGCCCCACTCCGTCACCATCGACATGCACCGCACGCAGACCGTCTCCGCGCTGACCTATCAACCCCGGAAGTCCGGGGCCAACGGGCGCATCGGCGCGTATTCCGTCGCCACCAGCCTTGACGGGGTCTCTTTCGGCAGCCCCGTGGCCAGTGGCGTGTGGAAGGACGACGACACCGTCAAGAGCACCACGTTCACCCGGCCGGTCCCGGCCCGGTTCGTCCGGCTGACCGCCACCACCGAGGCCGGCAACCGCGGCCCGTGGAGCTCCGCCGCCGAGGTCCGGCTGAGCGGCCCCGCCGACCCCTCCGTCTCCGGCTCCTGGGACCGGGTCACCGGCTTCCCGCTCGTCCCCGTGGCCACCGCCGTCCTGCCGAACAACAAGCTGCTGGCCTGGTCCGCGTACGCCATCGACCGGTTCGGCGGCAGCAACGGATACACCCAGACCGCCATCATGGACCTCGGCACCGGGCAGGTCACCCAGCGCCGGGTCGACAACACCGGCCACGACATGTTCTGCCCCGGCATCGCCCTGCTCCCCGACGGCCGGGTGCTGGTCACCGGCGGCAGCAACGCGTCCCGCGCCAGCATCTACGACCCGCGCACCGACACCTGGTCCGCCACCGGCGAGATGAACATCCCGCGCGGCTACCAGGCCATGACCCTGCTCTCGAACGGCGACGCGTTCGTGCTCGGCGGATCCTGGAGCGGCGCCCGCGGGGACAAGGACGGCGAGGTGTGGTCCCCGGCGACCGGGAAGTGGCGGAGGCTTCCCGGCGTACCGGCCAAGGGCACCATGACCGCCGACCCCGCCGGCCCCTACCGCGCCGACAACCACCAGTGGCTGCACGCCACTTCCCGCGGCCGGGTGCTGCAGCTCGGGCCGAGCAAGCAGCTCAACTGGATCGACACCACCGGCAACGGCACCGTCACGCCGGCGGGAACGCGTGCCGACAGCCCGGACGCCATGAACGGCAACGCCGTCTCCTACGACATCGGCAAGCTCCTCACGCTCGGCGGCGCCACCGCGTACGAGAACGCGAACGCCACCCGCCGCGCCTACACCGTCGATCTCGGTGACGGCACCCGGCCGGTCAGCAAGCGCACGGGCGACATGGCCTACGCCCGCTCGTTCGGCAACAGCGTCGTCATGCCGGACGGCAAGGTGGCGGTCTTCGGCGGCCAGTCCTACCCCGTCCCCTTCAGCGACGCCACCTCGGTGATGACCCCGGAGATCTGGGACCCGGCCACGGGCGCCTTCACCAAGATGGCCAGCATGGCCGTTCCGCGCAACTATCACAGCGTGGCGAACCTGCTGCCCGACGGACGGATCTTCTCGGGCGGGGGAGGGCTGTGCGGCGACTGCGCGACCAACCACTCCGACGGGGCCGTCTTCACCCCGCCGTACCTCCTCAACCCGGACGGCAGCCGGAAGCCCCGCCCGGCCCTCACCAGCACTCCGCCCGCCAGGGTCGCGAACGGCGCCGTCCTGCCGGTGACGACCGACAAGCCGGTCACCGCCTTCTCCCTGGTACGAGCCGGGGCGGCGACCCACTCGGTCGACAACGACCAGCGGAGAGTCCCGCTGACCTTCCGGCAGACGGGCAGCACCTCGTACGAGCTGACCGTCCCGGGCGATCCCGGAGTGGCCCTGCCCGGCACGTACATGCTCTTCGCCCTCGATGCGGCGGGGGTTCCGAGCGTCGCCAAAATGATCACGATCGGCTGA
- a CDS encoding cytochrome P450 family protein, whose product MPDRSDAPHRLDPTGAGQHAANKQLRARGPAVPVVLPGDVAAVAVTRHEELKAFLAHPDVAKNARHFTALREGGIPAGWPLATFATVEGMTTADGDDHRRLRGLVTQVFTPRRIEGLRPRVEELTARLLHALGEAAQGRGTGTSGVVDLREHFALPLPMAVICELLGVDPDLQGSLHRLSNLIVSTTTTPERALAANREMADVLGLVLARRRAAPADDLTSALLAAQAEDGDRLTDRELIGTLLLMVIAGHETTLNLITNAVRALCAHPEQLALVRAGKAGWGDVVEETLRYDSPVSFFPFRYPTRDLEVGDAVVPRGTPVLASYTAAGRDERAYGPDAARFDVTRRPAVRHLSFGHGPHYCLGAQLARLEATTALEALFDRYPDLALAAPDRELPRHPSFVGNSTEILPVRLHP is encoded by the coding sequence ATGCCGGACAGGTCCGACGCACCGCACCGTCTCGACCCGACGGGAGCCGGCCAGCACGCAGCCAACAAGCAGTTGCGCGCACGGGGCCCCGCGGTTCCCGTGGTTCTGCCCGGCGACGTCGCCGCTGTCGCGGTCACCCGGCACGAGGAGCTCAAGGCGTTCCTCGCCCACCCCGACGTCGCCAAGAACGCGCGCCACTTCACGGCGCTGCGCGAGGGCGGCATACCGGCGGGGTGGCCACTGGCCACGTTCGCCACCGTCGAAGGCATGACCACTGCGGACGGGGACGACCACCGGCGGCTGCGCGGGCTGGTCACCCAGGTGTTCACCCCTCGCCGCATCGAGGGGTTACGGCCTCGCGTCGAGGAGCTGACGGCCCGGCTGCTGCACGCGCTCGGCGAGGCCGCGCAGGGCCGTGGAACGGGGACCTCCGGCGTGGTCGACCTGCGCGAGCACTTCGCCCTTCCGCTGCCCATGGCCGTCATCTGCGAACTGCTCGGCGTCGACCCGGACTTGCAGGGCAGTTTGCACCGGCTGTCGAATCTGATCGTGAGCACCACGACCACCCCGGAGCGCGCCCTGGCCGCCAACCGCGAGATGGCCGACGTCCTCGGCCTCGTCCTCGCCCGGCGCCGCGCAGCCCCGGCCGACGACCTCACCAGCGCCCTCCTGGCCGCACAGGCCGAGGACGGCGACCGGCTCACCGACCGCGAACTGATCGGCACCCTGCTGCTGATGGTCATCGCCGGGCACGAGACCACGCTCAACCTCATCACCAACGCGGTACGGGCGCTGTGTGCGCACCCGGAGCAGCTGGCGCTGGTGCGCGCGGGAAAGGCCGGCTGGGGGGACGTGGTCGAGGAGACCCTGCGCTACGACAGCCCGGTGAGCTTCTTCCCCTTCCGCTACCCCACCCGTGATCTGGAGGTCGGTGACGCGGTCGTCCCCCGGGGCACCCCGGTGCTCGCCTCGTACACGGCCGCAGGCCGCGACGAGCGCGCGTACGGCCCGGACGCGGCCCGCTTCGACGTCACCCGCCGGCCCGCGGTCCGCCACCTCTCCTTCGGCCACGGCCCGCACTACTGCCTGGGGGCACAGCTGGCCCGGCTGGAGGCGACGACCGCCCTGGAGGCCCTGTTCGACCGCTATCCCGACCTCGCGCTCGCCGCCCCCGACCGCGAACTGCCCCGGCACCCGAGCTTCGTGGGCAACAGCACGGAGATCCTCCCGGTCCGGCTTCATCCGTAG
- a CDS encoding TetR-like C-terminal domain-containing protein, which yields MEISRSSTTDENTGLSAVIKSTARQLLLKVGAGGLSLEAVADGSGLAVTDVEAVFPHRDDLLTALVIDAYNESGAAMEQADQAAMDADASAGARLLAVTRALRKWSFDNPAEFTLIYGSPVLDYHAPQDTVPPASRTPAVLAGIVRSALEAGELTPPRRTVAGPPLLLPEAVELFGGVPGAPFSDIIERGIVLWSNLIGLLVFQVFSRTHDSVRDESAFFDFAVAVAAEGIGLVVPAGENTD from the coding sequence ATGGAAATATCCCGATCAAGTACCACCGATGAGAACACCGGGCTGTCAGCGGTCATCAAGAGCACCGCGCGTCAGCTGCTGCTGAAGGTGGGCGCCGGAGGGCTGTCCCTGGAGGCCGTTGCGGACGGCAGTGGACTTGCCGTCACCGACGTGGAAGCCGTCTTCCCGCATCGTGACGACCTGCTGACCGCGCTGGTCATCGATGCCTACAACGAATCCGGCGCCGCCATGGAACAGGCCGACCAAGCGGCCATGGACGCCGATGCGTCGGCCGGTGCGCGGCTCCTCGCGGTCACTCGCGCACTGCGGAAGTGGTCGTTCGACAACCCCGCCGAATTCACGCTGATTTACGGCTCGCCCGTTCTGGACTACCACGCCCCGCAGGACACGGTCCCGCCCGCTTCGCGCACCCCCGCGGTGCTGGCCGGGATCGTGCGGTCGGCACTGGAGGCCGGGGAACTCACCCCGCCCCGGCGGACGGTGGCAGGCCCTCCGCTGCTCCTGCCGGAAGCCGTGGAGCTTTTCGGCGGAGTGCCCGGCGCGCCGTTCTCGGACATCATCGAACGCGGCATCGTGCTGTGGAGCAACCTGATCGGGCTCCTGGTGTTCCAGGTCTTCAGCCGTACCCACGACAGTGTCCGGGACGAGTCCGCCTTCTTCGACTTCGCCGTGGCCGTGGCGGCCGAAGGCATCGGACTCGTGGTTCCTGCGGGCGAGAACACCGATTAG
- a CDS encoding phosphatase PAP2 family protein, giving the protein MTFAAWRRPRTILWATVGVVALGFFITLEIAARHYGLPGPMTNQVKEVILAPKSGPLLYASMALMMVVLTWRERFIAAGVAIGIDIVFFLVRWAVDAKMMFGNGALWVILGFAVIAVTRRTGRERTLLLKAVGLGLLLVAGRKTGDTWLLITSKTRPMVLDQYVAVADHALGNPSWLAGRIVEATGTVGEHVLDYVYIQLAVAAVLVTLYQLRNVAAERRFPSHHLVRTFLMIGLLGPGIYMIFPVVGPIFAYGADGGHWAVADLWPNTPTPISTPHWMPFDETTPRNCMPSLHTAWATAIFIHSRKGPRILRFGGAFWLIATLGATLGFGYHYGTDIIAGVVFTLTIEAALRSQERGWDRAGIQLVAYGATVFAAFLVSYRYLPMEMAENPWVFGPLLMLMMISVIYGYVRTTRLWEREPKAAPARQPEPQPELV; this is encoded by the coding sequence ATTACGTTCGCCGCGTGGCGTCGACCACGGACAATACTGTGGGCCACGGTGGGAGTGGTGGCTCTCGGATTCTTCATCACGCTGGAGATCGCCGCGCGTCATTACGGCCTGCCGGGGCCGATGACCAACCAGGTGAAAGAGGTGATACTCGCCCCCAAATCGGGGCCGCTGCTGTACGCCAGTATGGCGTTGATGATGGTGGTGCTCACCTGGCGGGAGCGGTTCATCGCGGCCGGCGTCGCGATAGGCATCGACATCGTCTTCTTTCTGGTGCGGTGGGCCGTCGACGCCAAGATGATGTTCGGCAACGGCGCGTTGTGGGTGATTCTGGGCTTTGCCGTCATCGCCGTCACGCGCCGCACCGGCCGGGAACGCACCCTGCTGCTGAAGGCCGTCGGGCTGGGCCTGCTGCTGGTGGCCGGCCGCAAGACCGGCGACACCTGGCTGCTCATCACCTCGAAGACCCGCCCGATGGTGCTCGACCAGTACGTGGCAGTCGCCGATCACGCGCTGGGCAACCCGTCGTGGCTGGCAGGCCGGATCGTCGAGGCCACCGGCACGGTCGGCGAGCACGTTCTCGACTACGTCTACATCCAGCTTGCGGTGGCCGCGGTCCTCGTCACGCTGTACCAGCTGCGCAACGTGGCGGCCGAGCGCCGCTTCCCGAGCCATCATCTGGTGCGCACCTTCCTGATGATCGGCCTCCTCGGGCCGGGCATCTACATGATCTTCCCGGTGGTCGGGCCGATCTTCGCCTACGGCGCCGACGGCGGGCACTGGGCGGTGGCCGATCTGTGGCCGAACACGCCGACGCCCATCAGCACCCCGCACTGGATGCCGTTCGACGAGACCACCCCGCGCAACTGCATGCCCAGCCTCCATACAGCGTGGGCCACCGCGATCTTCATTCATTCCCGTAAGGGCCCGAGGATTCTGCGATTCGGAGGCGCGTTCTGGCTGATTGCCACGCTCGGCGCGACGCTGGGATTCGGCTACCACTACGGCACGGACATCATTGCCGGCGTGGTGTTCACGCTCACGATCGAGGCGGCGCTGCGCTCGCAGGAACGTGGCTGGGATCGGGCGGGAATCCAGCTGGTCGCCTACGGCGCGACGGTCTTTGCCGCGTTCCTGGTGTCCTATCGCTATCTGCCGATGGAAATGGCCGAGAATCCGTGGGTGTTCGGACCGCTTCTCATGCTGATGATGATCTCGGTCATCTACGGCTACGTGCGGACCACCAGACTGTGGGAACGAGAACCGAAGGCCGCACCGGCGCGGCAGCCGGAACCGCAACCCGAACTGGTTTGA